Proteins from a genomic interval of Bacillota bacterium:
- a CDS encoding zinc ribbon domain-containing protein — translation MYCNHCGAALQDNTHFCSGCGVQIASVPDSRPSEGGGRIGYSERIHDPAFAGYLKNTSRWSAIFSVILAVAAVIGFYIYGEISREMENPQALFIGLGIGGMFLVIALYTIIARKRSKTWDGVVVDKAIKNKNRRQSTGSGDNDYYIHYYTEYVVIVRDERGKTHRLAAENDDTRYNYYQIGDHVRHHAGLNSYEKYDKSHDSIIFCNACSTLCDINDDVCYRCKCPLLK, via the coding sequence ATGTACTGCAATCACTGCGGGGCCGCTTTGCAGGATAACACCCACTTCTGTAGCGGCTGCGGAGTTCAAATCGCCTCCGTACCGGACAGCCGCCCCTCTGAGGGCGGCGGGCGCATCGGCTACTCCGAGCGCATCCACGATCCGGCCTTCGCCGGGTATCTCAAGAACACCAGCCGCTGGTCTGCTATTTTCTCTGTGATACTGGCCGTCGCCGCTGTCATCGGTTTTTACATCTACGGCGAAATAAGCCGCGAAATGGAGAACCCGCAGGCGCTGTTCATCGGCCTCGGCATTGGAGGTATGTTTCTTGTTATCGCACTCTATACCATTATTGCCAGAAAAAGAAGCAAAACCTGGGACGGCGTGGTGGTCGATAAAGCCATCAAGAATAAAAACCGCCGCCAGAGCACGGGCAGCGGCGACAATGATTATTACATCCACTACTACACCGAATATGTGGTCATCGTCCGCGACGAGCGAGGCAAAACGCATCGGCTGGCCGCAGAGAACGACGACACGCGGTATAACTATTATCAGATCGGTGACCATGTGCGGCATCACGCGGGCTTAAATTCCTACGAGAAATATGATAAGTCGCATGACAGCATCATCTTTTGCAACGCCTGTTCTACGCTATGCGACATAAACGATGATGTCTGCTACCGCTGCAAATGCCCGCTGCTCAAGTAA